One segment of Amycolatopsis alba DSM 44262 DNA contains the following:
- a CDS encoding acyl-CoA dehydrogenase family protein — protein sequence MTEVWRKAAEELAGTLRADAAERDFAGRLPVHEVGLLRESGLLTLLDTAGWAAANQATRIVSAADASIGHLLGYHYLQLWRTGLFGPRVASEPGWFWAGVSNPLDAALLMTPADGGFTVDGTKTFATGAAVADRLVVSATRTDNEEKLTFVVDARADGITFPGDWDNIGQRLTASGAVRFEAVPVARDDVLGVQPEDQSDPTMSRISLAAIGFQLMLAQVYVGLASGALDAAAVYTRETARAWTLSDVDKAAQDPYTLAGYGELVATARAAGFAVDAAVSALGEADERGFDLTPAERAEAAIAISSAKIVASRAAVETTSKVFEFTGARATATKYGFDRFWRNARTLTLHDPVTYKAREVGDHFLNAIPPRLSGYS from the coding sequence ATGACCGAAGTATGGAGAAAAGCTGCCGAGGAACTGGCCGGGACGCTGCGGGCGGACGCGGCCGAGCGGGATTTCGCCGGACGGCTTCCGGTGCACGAGGTCGGCTTGCTGCGCGAGTCCGGTCTGCTGACCCTGCTCGACACCGCGGGCTGGGCGGCCGCGAACCAGGCCACCCGGATCGTGTCGGCCGCGGACGCGTCGATCGGGCATTTGCTCGGCTATCACTACCTGCAGCTGTGGCGCACCGGCCTGTTCGGGCCGCGCGTCGCGAGCGAACCGGGCTGGTTCTGGGCGGGCGTCAGCAACCCGCTCGACGCCGCCCTGCTGATGACCCCGGCCGACGGCGGGTTCACCGTCGACGGCACCAAGACCTTCGCCACCGGCGCGGCCGTCGCCGACCGCCTGGTGGTCAGCGCGACGAGGACCGACAACGAGGAGAAGCTGACCTTCGTCGTCGACGCGCGGGCCGACGGGATCACCTTCCCCGGTGACTGGGACAACATCGGCCAGCGGCTCACCGCGAGCGGCGCGGTGCGGTTCGAGGCCGTTCCGGTCGCCCGCGACGACGTCCTCGGCGTCCAGCCGGAGGATCAGTCGGATCCGACGATGTCCCGCATCTCCCTGGCGGCGATCGGTTTCCAGCTCATGCTGGCGCAGGTCTACGTCGGGCTCGCGTCCGGCGCGCTCGACGCCGCCGCGGTCTACACGCGCGAGACCGCGCGGGCGTGGACACTGTCCGATGTGGACAAAGCGGCCCAGGATCCGTACACCCTGGCCGGCTACGGCGAACTCGTCGCGACCGCGAGGGCGGCCGGATTCGCTGTCGACGCGGCGGTTTCCGCTCTCGGCGAGGCCGACGAGCGCGGATTCGACCTGACCCCGGCCGAGCGCGCCGAAGCGGCGATCGCCATCTCGTCGGCGAAGATCGTCGCGAGCCGGGCGGCCGTCGAGACCACGAGCAAGGTCTTCGAGTTCACCGGCGCGCGGGCCACGGCGACCAAGTACGGCTTCGACCGCTTCTGGCGCAACGCCCGCACGCTGACCCTGCACGACCCCGTGACCTACAAGGCGCGTGAGGTCGGCGACCACTTCCTCAACGCGATCCCGCCGCGCCTTTCGGGGTACAGCTGA
- a CDS encoding nucleoside phosphorylase: protein MSDVLPITKIPRHGLPPRALVVGDPDRATAVAETLEEAVLVGQNREYRSYTGTWKGVPVVVSSHGVGGPGALCQFGELAEAGVRTLIRLGTAGSLADGITDGDLVIAEAAVRDDGVTQQLIHPEYPAFATPEAVVALSRAAPEAHRGVVWTRAAFSPLVLTLPMADYLAARVIAIEMELSALLVFASLRGLRAGGVLVIDGDARPDHPDPSAYDPHRDVVASGVARATRAALDALVELEGAE, encoded by the coding sequence GTGAGCGACGTCCTGCCCATCACCAAGATCCCCCGGCACGGGCTGCCGCCCCGCGCCCTCGTCGTCGGCGACCCGGACCGCGCGACCGCGGTGGCCGAAACACTGGAAGAGGCCGTCCTCGTCGGCCAGAACCGCGAATACCGCAGCTATACCGGCACCTGGAAGGGTGTCCCGGTCGTCGTGTCCTCGCACGGCGTCGGCGGGCCAGGGGCGTTGTGCCAGTTCGGCGAGCTGGCCGAAGCGGGCGTCCGTACCCTGATCCGGCTCGGCACTGCCGGTTCGCTGGCCGACGGGATCACCGACGGCGATCTCGTCATCGCCGAGGCGGCGGTCCGCGACGACGGCGTCACCCAGCAGCTGATCCATCCGGAGTACCCGGCGTTCGCCACCCCGGAGGCCGTTGTCGCGCTGAGCCGCGCCGCCCCGGAGGCGCATCGCGGCGTGGTGTGGACGCGGGCGGCGTTCAGCCCGCTGGTGCTCACCCTCCCGATGGCCGACTATCTGGCCGCGCGGGTGATCGCCATTGAGATGGAACTCTCCGCGTTACTGGTGTTCGCGTCATTGCGCGGTTTGCGGGCCGGTGGTGTGCTCGTGATCGACGGTGACGCGCGGCCCGACCACCCCGACCCGTCGGCCTACGACCCGCACCGCGACGTCGTGGCGTCCGGGGTGGCGAGGGCGACTCGCGCGGCACTCGACGCACTGGTCGAGTTGGAGGGGGCGGAATGA
- a CDS encoding ABC transporter permease, with amino-acid sequence MIDASLFSSALTALTPILFAALAGALCQRAGVFNISLEGSLLVGCFGAVAGSWYTGSAWIGVVVAVIAATAYSLILAIGSITFDGDPIVLGVASNLLAVGLTSFLIRTVFGTEGSFSDPALQGLGQFGPIPGQSLLVYLSWLAVPALAVLLYRHPWGLRLRGVGERPEAASSLGVNVTKYRYGVILAGGALCGLGGAQLALGSVTLFAENMTAGRGWIAVVAVMLGRAHPLGVLLAALLFGLAEAFGFRLQGIGLPQQATDAAPYVVTLVALFLSNVKRKKGQPA; translated from the coding sequence ATGATCGACGCGAGCCTGTTCTCCTCGGCGCTCACCGCGCTGACACCCATCCTGTTCGCCGCGCTCGCGGGCGCACTGTGCCAGCGGGCCGGGGTCTTCAACATCTCCCTCGAAGGTTCGCTGCTGGTCGGCTGCTTCGGCGCCGTCGCCGGGAGCTGGTACACCGGCAGCGCCTGGATCGGCGTCGTCGTGGCGGTGATCGCGGCGACGGCGTATTCGCTGATCCTCGCGATCGGCTCGATCACCTTCGACGGCGACCCGATCGTGCTCGGCGTCGCGAGCAACCTGCTCGCGGTCGGGCTGACCAGCTTCCTCATCCGCACGGTCTTCGGCACCGAAGGCTCGTTCAGCGACCCGGCCTTGCAGGGGCTGGGCCAATTCGGCCCGATTCCGGGGCAGTCGCTGCTGGTCTACCTGTCCTGGCTGGCAGTACCCGCGCTCGCGGTGCTGCTCTACCGGCATCCCTGGGGCTTGCGGCTGCGTGGTGTCGGTGAACGCCCGGAGGCAGCGTCCAGCCTCGGCGTCAACGTCACCAAGTACCGCTACGGAGTGATCCTCGCCGGGGGCGCGCTGTGCGGTCTCGGCGGCGCGCAACTGGCGCTGGGCTCGGTGACCTTGTTCGCCGAGAACATGACCGCCGGCCGCGGCTGGATCGCCGTCGTCGCGGTCATGCTGGGCCGCGCGCATCCGCTCGGGGTGCTCCTCGCGGCGCTGCTGTTCGGCCTGGCCGAGGCGTTCGGCTTCCGGCTCCAGGGCATCGGCCTGCCGCAGCAGGCCACCGACGCCGCGCCCTACGTCGTCACGCTGGTGGCGCTGTTCCTGTCCAACGTCAAGCGCAAGAAGGGACAGCCCGCGTGA
- a CDS encoding ABC transporter permease, with product MTRVRLIAVPVAAALVLGAILLLATGTDPLAAYGAIVSGAFGPDGLGDTLAYAVPVAGMATALAIPLRAGMVNLGGEGQLVLGAISALAVGLYVPGPGPVKVVLALLAGTLAGAAYAALAAVCENRLGVPLLISTLLLSYPAMSLAGYLVRFPLKDAGSSLPQSPQLPEGARLPEIDGVTTGIFLVVAVIAVYAVIDARTPAGFETKVTGWAPRFATYAGIDRPKLTLRLLAASGGTAGLVGAIAVLGFPYRFIDGALITPQYTWIGLLAALLAGASPLGTLLAAVFFAALTSGGFAMERATQVPRELTAVLQAVLIIFLAATSGVFKRKAGRA from the coding sequence ATGACCCGCGTCCGTCTCATCGCCGTCCCGGTCGCGGCGGCGCTCGTCCTCGGCGCGATCCTGTTGCTGGCCACCGGAACCGACCCGCTGGCCGCTTACGGCGCGATCGTCTCCGGGGCGTTCGGCCCTGACGGCCTCGGTGACACCCTCGCCTACGCCGTCCCTGTCGCGGGGATGGCCACCGCGCTCGCGATCCCGCTCCGCGCGGGCATGGTGAACCTCGGCGGCGAGGGACAGCTGGTGCTCGGCGCGATCAGCGCGCTCGCCGTGGGGCTGTACGTGCCCGGTCCAGGTCCGGTCAAAGTCGTCTTGGCGCTGCTCGCGGGCACGCTCGCCGGAGCCGCGTACGCCGCGCTGGCCGCCGTCTGCGAGAACCGCCTCGGCGTCCCGCTGCTGATCAGCACGCTGCTGCTGAGCTATCCGGCGATGTCACTCGCCGGCTACCTGGTGCGGTTCCCCTTGAAGGACGCCGGTTCCAGCCTGCCGCAGAGCCCGCAGCTGCCCGAAGGCGCCCGGCTGCCCGAAATCGACGGCGTGACGACCGGGATCTTCCTGGTGGTGGCGGTGATCGCGGTCTACGCGGTGATCGACGCCCGCACCCCTGCCGGTTTCGAGACCAAGGTGACCGGCTGGGCGCCGAGGTTCGCCACCTACGCCGGGATCGACCGGCCGAAACTCACGCTGCGGCTGCTCGCCGCGTCGGGCGGGACGGCCGGGCTGGTCGGCGCGATCGCCGTCCTCGGCTTCCCCTACCGGTTCATCGACGGCGCGCTCATCACGCCGCAGTACACCTGGATCGGCCTGCTCGCGGCGCTGCTCGCCGGGGCCAGCCCGCTCGGGACGCTGCTCGCGGCGGTGTTCTTCGCGGCGCTGACCAGCGGCGGGTTCGCCATGGAACGCGCGACGCAGGTCCCGCGCGAGCTGACCGCGGTCCTGCAGGCGGTCCTGATCATCTTCCTCGCGGCCACTTCGGGTGTCTTCAAGCGGAAGGCGGGCCGGGCATGA
- a CDS encoding ABC transporter ATP-binding protein, whose protein sequence is MTRPNPDAVSLRGIVKRFPGVLANDHVDLAVGRGEIHALMGENGAGKSTLMSVLYGLHRPDEGTISLHGKEVSFGSPAQAIDAGVGMVQQGFALFGELTVTENVVFGSEPTRRGLLDRKAATARVTELIERHELRLRPGDRVRDLPVGLRQRVEILKLLYREAAVLILDEPTAVLTPPETERLFGVLRALAAEDRTILLVSHKLQEVLAVSDHVTVLRDGRVSARGRTADQTAAGLAAAMTGREVDLDRVHPAGTPGDIFLEARSLTVPGVEGKPLLDNVSLTVRGGEIVGVAGVAGNGQAELSGAITGLLKTGGEVVLKGQNLDGLSVRARRDAGLAHVPEDRAEVGSAPTASLRENLAVGFHRKRPLVRKGFLRRKEVDDHASAIIETYDVRASGPAAAMGTLSGGNQQKAIFGRELSHDAPFLLVEQPTRGVDVGAIENIHARLVAHRDAGHAVLLISAELSEILALSDRVLVLFEGRIVAEFTKDEADQHAVGLAMAGGAG, encoded by the coding sequence ATGACCCGGCCAAATCCTGACGCGGTCTCACTCCGGGGGATCGTCAAGCGGTTCCCCGGAGTGCTCGCGAACGACCACGTGGACCTCGCCGTCGGCAGGGGCGAGATCCACGCCCTGATGGGCGAGAACGGCGCGGGCAAGTCGACGCTCATGTCCGTGCTCTACGGTCTGCACCGGCCCGACGAGGGTACGATCTCCTTGCACGGCAAGGAAGTCTCCTTCGGCTCGCCCGCGCAGGCGATCGACGCCGGTGTCGGCATGGTGCAGCAGGGGTTCGCGCTGTTCGGCGAACTCACCGTCACCGAGAACGTCGTGTTCGGCAGCGAACCGACCCGCCGCGGCCTGCTGGACCGCAAGGCGGCGACGGCCCGCGTCACCGAACTGATCGAACGGCACGAACTGCGGCTGCGGCCCGGCGACCGGGTCCGTGACCTGCCGGTCGGGCTCCGGCAGCGGGTCGAGATCCTCAAACTCCTGTACCGCGAGGCCGCCGTCCTGATCCTCGACGAACCCACCGCCGTGCTGACCCCGCCGGAAACCGAGCGGCTGTTCGGCGTGCTGCGCGCTCTCGCCGCCGAGGACCGCACGATCCTGTTGGTGTCGCACAAACTCCAGGAGGTCCTCGCCGTCAGCGACCATGTCACGGTGCTGCGAGACGGCCGCGTCAGCGCCCGCGGGCGCACCGCGGACCAGACCGCCGCCGGGCTCGCCGCGGCGATGACCGGTCGCGAGGTCGACCTCGACCGTGTTCACCCCGCCGGGACACCCGGTGACATCTTCCTCGAAGCCCGTTCCCTGACCGTTCCCGGAGTGGAAGGAAAACCGTTGCTGGACAACGTTTCCCTCACCGTGCGCGGCGGGGAGATCGTCGGTGTCGCCGGGGTCGCGGGCAACGGCCAGGCAGAACTGTCCGGCGCCATCACCGGTCTCCTGAAGACCGGCGGCGAGGTCGTCCTCAAAGGACAGAACCTCGACGGCCTGTCGGTCCGCGCGCGGCGCGACGCCGGGCTCGCGCACGTCCCGGAAGACCGCGCCGAGGTCGGCTCGGCACCCACGGCGAGCCTCCGCGAGAACCTGGCCGTCGGCTTCCACCGCAAGCGACCCTTGGTACGCAAGGGTTTCCTGCGCCGCAAGGAGGTCGACGACCACGCGTCGGCGATCATCGAGACCTACGACGTCCGCGCGTCCGGCCCCGCCGCCGCGATGGGCACCCTGTCCGGCGGCAACCAGCAGAAGGCGATCTTCGGCCGCGAACTCTCCCACGACGCCCCCTTCCTGCTGGTCGAGCAGCCCACCCGCGGGGTCGACGTTGGCGCGATCGAGAACATCCACGCCCGGCTCGTCGCCCATCGCGACGCCGGGCACGCCGTCCTGCTGATCTCCGCCGAGCTCAGCGAGATCCTCGCGCTCTCGGACCGCGTGCTGGTGCTGTTCGAAGGCCGGATCGTCGCGGAGTTCACCAAGGACGAAGCCGATCAGCACGCGGTCGGCCTGGCGATGGCCGGAGGTGCCGGATGA
- a CDS encoding BMP family ABC transporter substrate-binding protein, which translates to MSPRTLLRAVMAISAVALLAACNASAKDPAARNAAGPALVLITPSPVGVNDFLKLAVQGIEDSAKKHNGTQKVFQSTDPASIQQNLSAAVREKPAVAVAVGFNFADAIAAEAERNPEQKFLFVDSCTTKPFPNVTCAVFREHEGSYLAGAEAGLLSKTGKVGAVVVLDAPQFHRYSIPFGQGAAKAKPGTTLAPLFIGGANPFNDPARAKALAGTLAGQGVDQVMGAASAAGNLGVFEAAKQGGFFAFGVDANQCPASPGQVVDNVVKRTNVVIGDGVDAILGGKTGETKSYGVKERGISLTGLEPDAPTSQCVVASHPDVLAKVGELRDQIISGAIVVDDPAKS; encoded by the coding sequence ATGTCGCCGAGAACCCTCCTGCGGGCCGTCATGGCCATTTCCGCCGTCGCGCTCCTCGCCGCGTGCAACGCCTCGGCCAAGGACCCGGCCGCGCGGAACGCCGCCGGGCCCGCGCTGGTCCTGATCACGCCCAGCCCGGTCGGGGTCAACGACTTCCTCAAACTCGCCGTCCAGGGCATCGAGGATTCGGCCAAGAAGCACAACGGGACGCAGAAGGTGTTCCAGAGCACCGATCCGGCGTCTATCCAGCAGAACCTCTCGGCCGCGGTGCGCGAGAAGCCCGCCGTCGCCGTCGCCGTCGGCTTCAACTTCGCCGACGCGATCGCGGCCGAGGCCGAGCGCAATCCCGAGCAGAAGTTCCTGTTCGTCGACTCCTGCACCACCAAGCCCTTCCCGAACGTCACCTGCGCGGTGTTCCGCGAGCACGAAGGCAGCTACCTCGCCGGTGCCGAAGCCGGGCTGCTGAGCAAGACCGGCAAGGTCGGCGCGGTCGTCGTACTCGACGCGCCCCAGTTCCACCGGTACTCGATCCCGTTCGGGCAGGGCGCGGCGAAGGCCAAGCCCGGCACCACGCTGGCCCCGCTGTTCATCGGCGGCGCGAACCCGTTCAACGACCCGGCGCGCGCGAAGGCGCTGGCCGGCACGCTGGCCGGTCAGGGCGTCGACCAGGTCATGGGCGCGGCCTCCGCGGCGGGCAACCTCGGCGTGTTCGAGGCGGCCAAACAAGGCGGGTTCTTCGCGTTCGGCGTCGACGCCAACCAGTGCCCGGCCAGCCCCGGACAGGTCGTGGACAACGTCGTCAAACGCACGAACGTCGTCATCGGCGACGGGGTCGACGCGATCCTCGGCGGCAAGACCGGCGAGACGAAGTCCTACGGTGTCAAGGAAAGGGGCATCTCCCTGACCGGGCTGGAGCCCGACGCCCCGACGTCGCAGTGCGTCGTCGCGAGCCACCCCGACGTGCTGGCCAAGGTCGGCGAACTGCGGGACCAGATCATCTCGGGCGCGATCGTCGTCGATGACCCGGCCAAATCCTGA
- a CDS encoding purple acid phosphatase family protein: MEIPRVGVPDALASRLTMAEQHEYLSRRTMLKGAGVALAAGPLLLQGTAYADGDKVVPAGRHLAFGRNPRTSMRVAWQVPAPVRKPFLRIADGHGGWSHRIPAEVRALHSEVAGVIAPYDQYYLHAEADHLWPGRTYRYAVGHEGFDPASGDGGPAAISTFTTAPARGIPADKFTFTAFGDQGVSTTALAQDGAVARQDPRFHLLAGDIAYADPSGAGKPPGSKPDADHDLFDPKVWDAYYRQIEGVAASVPWMVTTGNHDMEALYSPDGYGGQLKRWDFPGGGPHDCPSVYSFIYGNVGVISLDANDVSYEIPANLGYSNGSQTAWLKRRLRYLRSQPDVDFVVVFFHHCAYSTTNQHASEGGVREQWVPLFDEFQVDLVINGHNHIYERTDALRGGKVTREVKIGDTVEPDRDGTVYATCGGGGRSLYSFPVPDTFAGEFQSYHWVKGGGKVTETVPWSRVRYTGYSFLAIDVEPAWFGRRTTLTVRTLRNDGAEIDRFTLRRTAGLHRSRYAAASALGADPGDV, translated from the coding sequence ATGGAAATCCCCAGGGTCGGTGTTCCCGACGCGCTGGCCTCGCGCCTCACGATGGCCGAGCAGCACGAGTACCTGAGCCGCCGCACGATGCTCAAAGGAGCCGGGGTCGCCCTCGCGGCGGGCCCGCTTCTCCTGCAGGGCACCGCGTACGCCGACGGCGACAAGGTCGTCCCGGCGGGGCGGCATCTGGCGTTCGGCCGGAACCCGCGGACGTCGATGCGGGTCGCGTGGCAGGTGCCGGCGCCGGTGCGGAAGCCGTTCCTGCGCATCGCCGACGGTCACGGTGGCTGGAGCCACCGGATCCCGGCCGAGGTCCGCGCGCTGCATTCCGAGGTCGCGGGGGTCATCGCGCCGTACGACCAGTACTACCTGCACGCCGAGGCCGATCACCTCTGGCCCGGCCGCACCTACCGGTACGCCGTCGGGCACGAGGGCTTCGATCCGGCCTCGGGTGACGGTGGTCCCGCCGCGATCTCGACGTTCACCACCGCGCCCGCGCGGGGCATCCCGGCGGACAAGTTCACCTTCACCGCGTTCGGCGACCAAGGTGTGTCGACGACGGCGCTCGCGCAGGACGGCGCCGTCGCGCGACAGGACCCGCGTTTCCATCTGCTGGCAGGCGATATCGCGTACGCCGATCCGAGTGGCGCGGGCAAGCCGCCCGGCAGTAAGCCCGACGCGGATCACGACCTGTTCGACCCCAAGGTCTGGGACGCCTACTACCGCCAGATCGAGGGTGTCGCGGCGTCGGTGCCGTGGATGGTCACCACCGGCAACCACGACATGGAAGCCCTCTACTCGCCGGACGGCTACGGTGGCCAGCTCAAACGCTGGGATTTCCCCGGCGGCGGCCCGCACGACTGCCCCAGCGTGTACTCGTTCATCTACGGCAACGTCGGGGTGATCTCGCTCGACGCCAACGACGTCTCGTACGAGATCCCCGCCAACCTCGGCTACTCGAACGGCTCCCAGACGGCCTGGCTCAAGCGGCGCCTGCGCTATCTGCGATCGCAGCCGGACGTCGACTTCGTCGTGGTGTTCTTCCACCACTGTGCCTACTCGACGACCAACCAGCACGCGTCCGAGGGCGGCGTCCGCGAGCAGTGGGTCCCGCTGTTCGACGAGTTCCAGGTCGACCTCGTGATCAACGGGCACAACCACATCTACGAACGCACCGACGCCCTGCGCGGCGGCAAGGTGACCCGCGAGGTCAAGATCGGTGACACCGTCGAGCCGGATCGTGACGGCACCGTCTACGCGACCTGCGGTGGTGGCGGGAGGAGCCTCTACAGCTTCCCGGTGCCCGACACGTTCGCGGGGGAGTTCCAGTCGTATCACTGGGTCAAGGGCGGCGGGAAGGTGACCGAGACGGTGCCGTGGTCGCGCGTGCGCTACACCGGTTACTCCTTCCTCGCGATCGACGTCGAGCCCGCCTGGTTCGGCCGCCGCACGACGCTGACCGTGCGGACGCTGCGCAACGACGGCGCCGAGATCGACCGGTTCACCCTGCGCCGCACGGCCGGACTCCACCGCTCGCGGTACGCGGCGGCTTCCGCCCTCGGCGCGGATCCGGGCGACGTATAA
- a CDS encoding ALF repeat-containing protein: protein MSSSVAVLAAVTVVTGVLTPSVASAAPATASAAVAQTPEEVRTNAAAVVGLTVTPQLLRLSERDFVYEIYKAAKLQGEIAREVQFEALDAYNSGRTSSFLTTWIYEAHQRDLDREAVYQARRAERQPAATLLGFELTSIMLAQEDGNFVFALWERAAKGSFVKAAAAAATRGAPAEQKDFIVRGIFVEHQRDVDAAKEAAEKEAAEKKLRDARVKAAAVVGMDPALAAQLTDEYFVQHIWSRDQAPRDSEVWYEAYHSRTPEQWRAFIDTGIFEAAAKDKVNTIKVRAAAVVGIDAAYAKYLGEGPLVREIWTRSTPGTQVQAAAYRALQSESPAQWRTFLETEIFAAAEADKH, encoded by the coding sequence ATGTCATCCTCCGTCGCGGTTCTCGCCGCGGTCACCGTGGTGACCGGGGTCCTCACGCCGTCGGTGGCGAGCGCCGCTCCGGCCACGGCCTCGGCCGCCGTGGCACAGACGCCGGAAGAGGTGCGCACCAACGCCGCCGCCGTCGTCGGCCTCACGGTCACTCCGCAGCTCTTGCGGCTCAGTGAACGCGACTTCGTCTACGAGATCTACAAGGCCGCGAAGCTGCAAGGCGAGATCGCGCGGGAAGTCCAGTTCGAGGCGCTCGACGCCTACAACAGTGGCAGGACGTCGTCGTTCCTCACGACCTGGATCTACGAGGCGCATCAGCGGGATCTGGACCGTGAAGCGGTCTACCAGGCCCGGCGCGCGGAGCGGCAGCCCGCCGCCACACTGCTCGGTTTCGAGCTGACGTCGATCATGCTCGCCCAGGAAGACGGGAACTTCGTCTTCGCGTTGTGGGAGCGGGCAGCCAAGGGATCGTTCGTGAAGGCGGCCGCGGCGGCCGCTACCCGCGGAGCGCCGGCGGAGCAGAAGGACTTCATCGTCCGCGGCATCTTCGTCGAGCACCAGCGTGATGTGGACGCCGCGAAGGAAGCGGCCGAGAAGGAAGCCGCGGAAAAGAAGCTCCGCGACGCACGGGTGAAGGCCGCGGCCGTCGTCGGGATGGATCCGGCACTGGCCGCGCAGCTGACGGACGAGTACTTCGTCCAGCACATCTGGTCCCGTGACCAGGCGCCTCGGGACTCCGAGGTGTGGTACGAGGCTTACCACAGCCGGACGCCGGAGCAGTGGCGGGCGTTCATCGACACCGGCATCTTCGAGGCCGCGGCCAAGGACAAGGTGAACACCATCAAGGTGCGCGCCGCCGCCGTCGTCGGCATCGACGCCGCCTACGCCAAGTACCTCGGGGAAGGTCCCTTGGTCCGCGAGATCTGGACCAGGTCGACTCCCGGCACTCAGGTCCAGGCGGCCGCCTATCGTGCCCTGCAAAGCGAATCCCCGGCTCAGTGGCGAACCTTCCTGGAAACGGAGATCTTCGCCGCGGCCGAGGCGGACAAGCACTGA
- a CDS encoding replication-associated recombination protein A: protein MAQDELFTVNPDLGPPPEQAEPREVAVPAGAPLAVRMRPRSLGEVVGQQHLLREGAPLRRLVEGAAPASVLLYGPPGTGKTTLANLVSAATGRRFVAMSALSAGVKEVRGVIEEARRRRNYNAENTVLFIDEVHRFSKTQQDALLGAVEDRTVLLVAATTENPSFSVVSPLLSRSLVLQLRPLTDADIVSLIERAMTDERGLGGELTLTEDARAHLVRLASGDARRALTALEAAADAASATEAKTIDLAIVESTVDKAAVRYDRDGDQHYDVISAFIKSIRGSDVDAALHYLARMIEAGEDPRFLARRLVVHASEDIGMADPTALQSAVAAAHAVQFIGMPEGRLALAQATVHLATAPKSNAVITGIDAALSDVRSGRIGTVPPHLRDGHYAGAEKLGNAKGYRYPHNVPEGVLAQQYPPDELIGRDYYEPTQRGAERTLHERVPKLRRTIRGER from the coding sequence GTGGCACAGGACGAACTCTTCACCGTGAACCCCGACCTCGGGCCGCCTCCGGAGCAGGCCGAGCCGAGGGAGGTCGCCGTACCCGCAGGGGCGCCGCTGGCCGTGCGGATGCGGCCGCGGTCGCTCGGCGAGGTCGTCGGCCAGCAGCACCTGCTGCGCGAGGGCGCGCCGCTGCGGCGGCTCGTCGAAGGCGCGGCGCCCGCTTCCGTGCTGCTCTACGGCCCGCCGGGAACGGGCAAGACGACCTTGGCGAACCTCGTCTCGGCCGCGACCGGACGCCGGTTCGTGGCGATGTCGGCGCTGTCGGCCGGGGTGAAGGAGGTGCGCGGGGTCATCGAGGAAGCCCGCCGCCGCCGGAACTACAACGCCGAGAACACCGTCCTGTTCATCGACGAGGTCCACCGGTTCTCCAAGACCCAGCAGGACGCCCTGCTCGGCGCCGTCGAAGACCGGACGGTGCTGCTGGTGGCGGCCACCACGGAGAACCCGTCGTTCTCCGTGGTCTCGCCGCTGCTTTCGCGGTCGCTGGTGCTGCAGCTGCGGCCGCTGACCGACGCCGACATCGTCTCGCTGATCGAACGCGCGATGACCGACGAACGCGGTCTCGGCGGCGAACTCACCCTGACCGAGGACGCGCGGGCGCATCTCGTGCGGCTGGCCTCCGGTGACGCGCGGCGCGCGCTGACCGCGCTGGAAGCGGCCGCGGACGCGGCGAGCGCGACAGAGGCCAAGACGATCGACCTCGCCATCGTCGAGTCCACAGTGGACAAGGCGGCGGTGCGGTACGACCGGGACGGCGATCAGCACTACGACGTCATCAGCGCGTTCATCAAATCGATCCGCGGCTCCGATGTGGACGCCGCGCTGCACTATCTGGCGCGGATGATCGAAGCGGGGGAGGATCCGCGGTTCCTGGCCCGCCGCCTGGTCGTGCACGCGAGCGAGGACATCGGCATGGCCGATCCGACGGCGCTGCAGTCGGCCGTCGCGGCGGCGCACGCGGTGCAGTTCATCGGGATGCCGGAAGGGCGTCTCGCGCTGGCGCAGGCGACCGTGCACCTGGCGACGGCGCCGAAGTCGAACGCCGTCATCACCGGGATCGACGCCGCGCTGTCCGATGTCCGGTCCGGACGGATCGGGACGGTGCCGCCGCATCTGCGGGACGGGCACTACGCGGGAGCGGAGAAGCTCGGCAACGCGAAGGGGTACCGGTACCCGCACAACGTGCCGGAAGGTGTTCTGGCACAACAGTATCCGCCGGACGAGCTGATCGGGCGGGACTACTACGAGCCGACGCAGCGCGGGGCGGAACGGACGTTGCACGAGCGGGTGCCGAAGCTGCGGCGCACCATCCGGGGCGAACGTTAG